The Arachis ipaensis cultivar K30076 chromosome B05, Araip1.1, whole genome shotgun sequence nucleotide sequence AGTTAACAAATGTCCTTAAAGTACTAATTAAGAAGAGgactttttttaaaataaataaaataaatattttatttaccaaaATATATCATTTTTAGCAATTTTATGAAAATTCATCAcatctcttatctcgtttacagtataaacgaaataAATACACGTAGTGTAAACAAGATAAGCCACAATTGAAAAAAATGACGTATATATTTTGTTTATACTGTAAACAACATACATAAATAGTTATGACGTatacagtgtaaacaagatacgTTACAATAAAATTTCAGCAGCTATAAAAGGGTGTACAACTCTTTAGTTTCTCCACAAACATttcacttcttcttctcttccatttttttaacaaaaaaaagctAAAATGTCTCGTAGTAGTGGATATGTGATTGTTAGTGTGTATCCAAATTGTCATATGAAAAATCGTAACACGGGTGATATTTGAATGCGATAATTCCATTCTGCTAGTAAATTCTTTGTCTGAGAGCTGATATTGAATAGCGCTGGTGGTAGCGAGAGAAAAAAATTTGCAAAGGTGGGATATAGACTGCTAGCACGGATAGGAAATAGTCTTTCGGTTTTGGCTGTTTTGGCTCCATGATGACGAGCATGTGCGCCTAATATTTGACATTCATGGAAGAATCATGATGAAACAAGTGATTGAGCTTTTAGCGGAAGTCAGTAATGTTGGTGGCAGTGGATCTGGTCACTCGAATTTTGTACAGAATGACCCACCTCTTGCACCACCTTCGATATACGCTGTTagttcaaaaatattttcctccaaaattaataaACCTCCTCGTATTTTCTTAtctgcctcttttttttttcttatttctctttccactctatatataatttataatttatattttgtattagtaatttgacaaatcaaaatgtaTCACCAGATATTTttcattataattaaaataaaaaattttcttagCTTTCAAAattaactaactccctctctcgttatttttctttatctttctctttcttttctctcattctttatttttctctaccTTTATgttctacaaaaaataaaattaacaacataatataatttaaataaaaaatattattatatatatattttttatttaattttaaatttttgctgcttatctttttaatatatatttttatttcttttcttttaaatatttattacatataattttaaaaaaatactaatgttgtgattaaaagttaaaatcaaaattcaattatttttaaNNNNNNNNNNNNNNNNNNNNNNNNNNNNNNNNNNNNNNNNNNNNNNNNNNNNNNNNNNNNNNNNNNNNNNNNNNNNNNNNNNNNNNNNNNNNNNNNNNNNNNNNNNNNNNNNNNNNNNNNNNNNNNNNNNNNNNNNNNNNNNNNNNNNNNNNNNNNNNNNNNNNNNNNNNNNNNNNNNNNNNNNNNNNNNNNNNNNNNNNgatatatctaattttttataatttattcaaaaatcaataataaaaatatactttctcaaattaaaaataattattaattaaaattataaacaaTAAATTTTCCACTTTCTTAAACTGTACgtataaaaatataaactaatctACAAAATAAcatgtttattttcattaattaaaaatatgaacaatagatttttattataaaaaaggcatatatatttttatatacccTCGTCTTCTTAGAGGACGAAAACTTTACTTTTGTTCCTTATGacatttttgtaaaaataattgTATAAGACGGAcatcattttaaaaaatttatattctcaTTTATTATTACGAATAAAAATACTAATACAAACTAAACACACTACTTATAGTTTCAACCATTCATCTACAAAAGAAATGCATAAATGCCgaaaagaatttttaaaattagtaacTTTAAAATGTATTAACAAAATTATATGGTGGTTAAAGACACCATAATAGCAGCAGCCAATGACAATGATGGCTTTCCCACTCATGGTCAACAGACCGATGGTATTCAGTGGATAGCAGCCAAAAGTTTGCTTTCATTCCATGACACaactaattaaaattataaattgaagaattgtttttaaatttataatagaaaaaaaagtaTTCAAACCCGAGAAACTGGTAATAGTATCTTTCTCAACAATACTAATGGAAACCCAGCATGAAAGGCACTTGAACAAAATTTTAACCAGTAGCCACCATGTAAAATTGATGAAGAAATTCAAAACTACCAACAAAGGGAGAATCTAAGCCTCTTGTGCAGGGTAATCAAACACCACATCTTTGCCTGAAAGTTTCCTGTATACTGCAGCAAAAGCCTCCAACTTGTACTCAGTGTTGTTTCGTTCCTTGGGATCCAAGAAAACCTATCACCAAAACAGACAATTCAATGAAAATATAGATTCATTCCTTTTTTTCAAAAGATTACATTCATTCACAAGTATTAACCGTCTGATTCCATAACACAAACTTACCTTCATGATTGTCGACCCATCAAGACGATACCTAACACGCTTCCCAACGATCTCAGCAGGCAATACAATATCCTCAAGCATTGCCTCATGCACAGCAGTGAGTGTACGGTTGCGAGGGCGCTGAACTGCAGATCCTTTCTTTGGCGGCCTCACTATCCTACGGTTGGCAATCAACACTACATCCTACAAATTTAACAACATTCCAGAACAAATAATTATAACCCCACCAAAAAAAGTTAATAGACAAGGGGCTATATCACAAATAGAACTAGTGGTATTATGAATACTAAAGAAAAAAGTAAACTTAATGTATCATTAAAAAACTAGCAAGACAAATTTTGACAACTGATGATATTCTAGCTGCAATTTGGTTAAGCATAAATACAGCTTCTTAACATTAGATGACCAGAAATCTAGAAGTGTTCCATgctaaaataatgaataaatagaTTGCAACGAACAGAAAATTCAACAAAATTCCAAATCATTAATATTGGGTGGAGCACAGGTAAAAGGAATGGGCAATTTCATCAAGGAACAGTGGTAACAAATATCATACATCTTCCAAAACAAAGGTGTTGACTGTGTAGTGCGTACCTTGCCACTGAACTTCTTCTCAAGCTCTCTAACAAGTCTTACATGAATCTTCCGGAAACCTTTCCTTAATCTAAAGGGAACATGGATAACTACAGCCTTTCGACCCCCAGACACATCAACTTGACTGCATATTAAAACCAGGGATACACATCAAGACTAAAACATAAATCTACCTCACAGAAAAACTACAAATAATTCACATACTTACACAGCTGAATTTATGTATAAATCTTTCAGTTCGCTTTTCAGCTCCGTATTGGTATTTTCAAGATCAAACAAAGCCTACAACAATAGAAGTTGAACAAAAGATTAATACTTGAGAAACTAAAACTGATAAGCAGCAGCACCGACAGCATATTTGTAAGCGAAATGAAACCTGTCCAATAGACTCTTCGAATTCAGTTGGCTCAGCATCCTTATCTTTGTGGATCTTCTTCCTGAAAGTGTACATCTTCGCAACTGCATAAACATACAAAATAGGAACTTTGTGAAGCTGTAGCTTATAGGTTGTTAATTCTTTTAAGTTCAATGTAAACATCTCCCAACAAGCAAGGCATAGCAAGACCGCCACACAAAAAATAGACCAACATACATacgacaaaaaaaaataaaacatagaaCTAACACATTAATCACACCTTCCATATCTATGTTGATTACATCTCCTATCATGTTCACCGGCATAGCACACAGAACACAGCACAATCAAAGAGGAATAATTCCCTAATCCAACACATATTCTGCATGCCTTCAAATCTCAttcaaagaataaaaataacatgTTCAATTCCCCCTCCCAAAAAGAAAGATTATCTCAAATTACATCGCCAG carries:
- the LOC107644289 gene encoding 40S ribosomal protein S7, with amino-acid sequence MYTFRKKIHKDKDAEPTEFEESIGQALFDLENTNTELKSELKDLYINSAVQVDVSGGRKAVVIHVPFRLRKGFRKIHVRLVRELEKKFSGKDVVLIANRRIVRPPKKGSAVQRPRNRTLTAVHEAMLEDIVLPAEIVGKRVRYRLDGSTIMKVFLDPKERNNTEYKLEAFAAVYRKLSGKDVVFDYPAQEA